One window from the genome of Musa acuminata AAA Group cultivar baxijiao chromosome BXJ1-4, Cavendish_Baxijiao_AAA, whole genome shotgun sequence encodes:
- the LOC135644825 gene encoding GDSL esterase/lipase At2g42990-like isoform X1 → MAFVLHERLLLFLVLFPSLAAPSRVPAVIVFGDSTVDAGNNNFIPTIARANFPPYGRDFPGGRATGRFCNGRLATDFISEALGLPSIVPAYLDPAYGIRDFATGVCFASAATGLDAATSDVLSVIPLRQEMEFFKEYQQKLEAYVGKTTANYIINEAVYIVSIGTNDFIENYYSGVTERSEQFTVEEYEDFLIRHAADFLTELHRLGARKVSFTGLTPFGCLPSERTSNLMNPGECMEEYNTVARDFNAKLQALTTRLCAALPGLKLRLAPFYDLLLHVVQNPSSYGFEVASRGCCGTGKIEASYLCNQWNPFTCEDADKYAFWDSIHPSERLNRLCANQTLRTSLAEFV, encoded by the exons ATGGCGTTCGTCCTCCACGAACGCCTCCTTCTCTTCCTCGTACTCTTCCCTTCCCTCGCCGCTCCTTCTCGCGTTCCAGCAGTGATCGTCTTCGGCGACTCGACCGTCGACGCCGGCAACAACAACTTCATCCCCACCATCGCCAGGGCCAACTTCCCGCCCTACGGCCGGGACTTCCCCGGCGGCCGCGCCACCGGTCGCTTCTGCAACGGCCGTCTCGCCACCGACTTCATCTCAGAGGCTCTCGGCCTACCGTCGATCGTGCCGGCCTATCTCGACCCGGCCTACGGTATCAGGGACTTCGCCACTGGCGTGTGCTTTGCGTCGGCGGCCACGGGGCTCGACGCCGCCACCTCCGACGTGCTC TCTGTCATCCCCCTACGGCAAGAGATGGAGTTCTTCAAGGAGTACCAGCAGAAACTGGAAGCGTATGTGGGGAAGACGACGGCCAATTACATCATTAACGAGGCCGTGTACATCGTCAGCATCGGCACCAACGACTTCATCGAGAACTACTACTCGGGGGTGACGGAGCGGAGCGAGCAATTCACGGTGGAAGAGTACGAGGACTTCCTCATCCGCCACGCCGCCGACTTCCTCACGGAGCTCCACCGCCTGGGGGCTCGCAAGGTGTCCTTCACCGGTCTCACCCCCTTCGGGTGCTTGCCGTCGGAAAGGACCTCCAACCTCATGAACCCGGGCGAGTGCATGGAGGAGTACAACACGGTGGCCAGGGACTTCAACGCTAAGCTGCAGGCACTCACAACGAGGCTGTGCGCGGCGTTGCCGGGGCTGAAGCTGAGACTTGCTCCTTTCTATGATCTGTTGCTCCACGTCGTGCAGAACCCGTCCTCATACG GATTCGAGGTTGCGAGCAGAGGATGCTGCGGCACGGGGAAGATAGAGGCCAGCTATCTCTGCAACCAATGGAACCCCTTCACCTGCGAAGACGCAGACAAGTACGCCTTCTGGGATTCCATCCATCCCTCCGAGAGATTGAACCGTCTGTGCGCCAACCAGACGCTGAGGACAAGCCTGGCTGAGTTCGTGTGA
- the LOC135644825 gene encoding GDSL esterase/lipase At2g42990-like isoform X2 has protein sequence MAFVLHERLLLFLVLFPSLAAPSRVPAVIVFGDSTVDAGNNNFIPTIARANFPPYGRDFPGGRATGRFCNGRLATDFISEALGLPSIVPAYLDPAYGIRDFATGVCFASAATGLDAATSDVLSVIPLRQEMEFFKEYQQKLEAYVGKTTANYIINEAVYIVSIGTNDFIENYYSGVTERSEQFTVEEYEDFLIRHAADFLTELHRLGARKVSFTGLTPFGCLPSERTSNLMNPGECMEEYNTVARDFNAKLQALTTRLCAALPGLKLRLAPFYDLLLHVVQNPSSYEDAAARGR, from the exons ATGGCGTTCGTCCTCCACGAACGCCTCCTTCTCTTCCTCGTACTCTTCCCTTCCCTCGCCGCTCCTTCTCGCGTTCCAGCAGTGATCGTCTTCGGCGACTCGACCGTCGACGCCGGCAACAACAACTTCATCCCCACCATCGCCAGGGCCAACTTCCCGCCCTACGGCCGGGACTTCCCCGGCGGCCGCGCCACCGGTCGCTTCTGCAACGGCCGTCTCGCCACCGACTTCATCTCAGAGGCTCTCGGCCTACCGTCGATCGTGCCGGCCTATCTCGACCCGGCCTACGGTATCAGGGACTTCGCCACTGGCGTGTGCTTTGCGTCGGCGGCCACGGGGCTCGACGCCGCCACCTCCGACGTGCTC TCTGTCATCCCCCTACGGCAAGAGATGGAGTTCTTCAAGGAGTACCAGCAGAAACTGGAAGCGTATGTGGGGAAGACGACGGCCAATTACATCATTAACGAGGCCGTGTACATCGTCAGCATCGGCACCAACGACTTCATCGAGAACTACTACTCGGGGGTGACGGAGCGGAGCGAGCAATTCACGGTGGAAGAGTACGAGGACTTCCTCATCCGCCACGCCGCCGACTTCCTCACGGAGCTCCACCGCCTGGGGGCTCGCAAGGTGTCCTTCACCGGTCTCACCCCCTTCGGGTGCTTGCCGTCGGAAAGGACCTCCAACCTCATGAACCCGGGCGAGTGCATGGAGGAGTACAACACGGTGGCCAGGGACTTCAACGCTAAGCTGCAGGCACTCACAACGAGGCTGTGCGCGGCGTTGCCGGGGCTGAAGCTGAGACTTGCTCCTTTCTATGATCTGTTGCTCCACGTCGTGCAGAACCCGTCCTCATACG AGGATGCTGCGGCACGGGGAAGATAG